The DNA window ATGAATTTCGATGACACTCCGCAGGAAGCCGCGTTCCGCGCGCAAGCCCGCCAATGGGTCGCGGCCAACGCGCCAAAGGAGCTTGAGGCGGAGCTCTCGAAGTCCTCGCTTGGCCGGATCAGGTTGCAGAACCACGACATGGTCGAGGTCGGCAAGGCCTGGCAGAAGAAGAAGGCCGAAGGCGGCTGGGCCTGTCTGCACTGGCCGAAGGAATATGGCGGGCGCGGCGCCACCCCGATCGAGCGCGTGATCTGGCAGCAGGAAGAAGGCGTCTACGGCAAGCTGACCCAGCCGTTCCAGATCGGCGAGGGCATGTGCGGGCCGACCGTGATGGCCTTTGGCAACGAGGAACACAAACGTCACTATCTGCCGAAGCTCGCTTCCGGCGAACAGATCTGGTGCCAGTTGTTCTCCGAACCCGCCGGCGGATCGGATGTCGCGGGCCTGCGCACGCGCGCGGAGAAGAAGGGCGACGACTGGATCATCAACGGCCAGAAGATCTGGACCTCGGGGGCGCATTACTCCGACTATGGCCTGCTGATCACCCGCACCGATCCCAATGTGCCGAAGCACAAGGGACTGACGATGTTCTTCCTCGATATGAAGAGCCCGGGCGTGGAGGTGCGGCCGATCAAGCAGGCCAACGGCATGCAGGAATTCAACGAGGTCTATTTTACCAACGTCGTGATTCCCGATCACCAGCGTCTCGGTGCGGTCGGCGACGGCTGGAACGTATCGCTGACCACGCT is part of the Bradyrhizobium canariense genome and encodes:
- a CDS encoding acyl-CoA dehydrogenase → MNFDDTPQEAAFRAQARQWVAANAPKELEAELSKSSLGRIRLQNHDMVEVGKAWQKKKAEGGWACLHWPKEYGGRGATPIERVIWQQEEGVYGKLTQPFQIGEGMCGPTVMAFGNEEHKRHYLPKLASGEQIWCQLFSEPAGGSDVAGLRTRAEKKGDDWIINGQKIWTSGAHYSDYGLLITRTDPNVPKHKGLTMFFLDMKSPGVEVRPIKQANGMQEFNEVYFTNVVIPDHQRLGAVGDGWNVSLTTLMNERMSIGARLATGFPEIFEFCSNLMTEDGPAIDDRATRSKLAGWAVKASGLKYTSYRAISALSKGDRPGPENSIGKLVAGSMLQDIAMYAMDLEGAAGALTGDSDEVARGQFQQMLLSSPSMRIAGGTDEILRNIIAERVLGLPGDIRVDKNVPFNKIPTKGR